In Firmicutes bacterium ASF500, a single genomic region encodes these proteins:
- the gloB_1 gene encoding Hydroxyacylglutathione hydrolase yields MKLTQVKGNTWVIEANQLIPLYRLGEGRCVLLDTGLAEEREELERTLLEAGLTPAGVLCSHAHVDHCANNGYFQQRFGTKIALTAPEAGMCASLLTLKCYFLTLSPGTVERESSCMIHRPDVIIPAEDGPFSFCGAEFRIVHTPGHSAGHICAITPDNVCYTADALLSQELLGAKLPYNLSQEMAIHSREKLRGLDCGAYIMAHRGVCSGREIGALIDGNQDLIRRRAEDILSLVEGPMTACQIDEAACVLHQLFTKKPRRSLRFERNVRFFIEYLVDTGRLAEECRNGATYYVRTENS; encoded by the coding sequence ATGAAACTGACGCAAGTAAAGGGAAACACCTGGGTGATCGAGGCCAACCAGCTCATCCCGCTGTACAGGCTGGGGGAGGGGCGGTGCGTCCTGCTGGACACCGGGCTGGCGGAGGAGCGGGAGGAGCTGGAGCGTACCCTCCTGGAGGCGGGGCTTACCCCGGCGGGAGTGCTGTGCTCCCACGCCCATGTGGACCACTGCGCCAACAACGGCTATTTTCAACAGCGGTTCGGCACGAAAATCGCCCTCACCGCCCCGGAGGCGGGTATGTGCGCCTCGCTGCTCACGCTGAAATGCTACTTCCTCACCCTCTCCCCGGGGACGGTGGAGCGGGAGTCCTCCTGCATGATTCACCGGCCCGACGTAATCATCCCGGCGGAGGACGGCCCCTTCTCCTTCTGCGGGGCGGAGTTCCGCATTGTCCACACCCCGGGCCACTCCGCCGGGCACATCTGCGCGATTACCCCGGACAACGTGTGCTACACCGCCGACGCCCTGCTCAGTCAGGAGCTGCTGGGCGCCAAGCTGCCCTATAACCTGAGCCAGGAGATGGCTATCCACAGCCGGGAGAAGCTCCGGGGCCTGGACTGCGGCGCCTATATCATGGCCCACCGGGGGGTCTGCTCCGGCAGGGAGATCGGGGCGCTCATCGACGGCAATCAGGACCTGATCCGCCGCCGGGCGGAGGACATCCTCTCCCTGGTGGAGGGCCCCATGACCGCCTGTCAGATCGACGAGGCCGCCTGTGTGCTCCACCAGCTCTTTACCAAAAAGCCCCGCCGCTCCCTGCGGTTTGAGCGCAACGTCCGGTTCTTCATCGAGTACCTTGTGGACACCGGCCGGCTGGCGGAGGAGTGCCGGAACGGCGCGACCTACTACGTCAGGACAGAAAATTCCTGA
- the mnmG gene encoding tRNA uridine 5-carboxymethylaminomethyl modification enzyme MnmG, with translation MRTYFAGKYDIAVIGAGHAGIEAALAAARMGMKTLCFTVNLDAVGNMPCNPAIGGTGKGHLVRELDALGGEMARAADRACIQYRLLNRSKGPAVWSLRAQADRREYQKVMKHTLERQENLWVKQAEVVDILTERGAVSGVVTHTGAVYEVKAAVIATGTHLGGRIVVGEVVRDSGPDGLSAALSLTQALIRLGLSIRRFKTGTPPRVNARSVDFSKMELQEGEGGGLAFSFQTENPPENRAVCWLTYTNEATHEVIRANMSRSPLYDGTIEGVGPRYCPSIETKVDRFPDKERHQLFIEPMGLDTEELYIQGFSSSLPEEVQIEMLHTIPGLERAEMTRCAYAIEYDCVDPTGLEATLETKAVPGLYGAGQFNGSSGYEEAAVQGFIAGVNATLKIQQKPPLILRRDQGYIGVLIDDLVTKGTNEPYRMMTSRTEYRLLHRQDNADRRLTPVGYELGLVSREQYDKVQEKYAAVDREVRRLEHTGTPPTTGLAALLEERGEPPVKDGARLADLLRRPRLSYADLAPFDPDRPALAPAVVSEAEITIKYAGYIDRQLRQVEEVRRLEERPMPVDIDYLSISGLRLEARQKLDAIRPKNLGQAGRVSGVSPADVAVLMVYLKSRGDGKKERM, from the coding sequence ATGAGAACTTATTTCGCCGGAAAATACGATATCGCCGTCATCGGAGCGGGCCATGCGGGCATCGAGGCCGCGTTAGCCGCCGCCCGGATGGGGATGAAGACCCTGTGCTTCACCGTCAACCTGGACGCGGTGGGCAACATGCCCTGCAACCCGGCCATCGGGGGCACGGGGAAGGGCCACCTTGTCCGGGAGCTGGACGCCCTGGGGGGAGAGATGGCCCGCGCCGCTGACCGGGCCTGCATTCAGTATCGGCTCCTCAACCGGAGCAAGGGCCCCGCCGTCTGGTCCCTCCGGGCTCAGGCTGACCGCCGGGAGTATCAGAAGGTGATGAAGCACACCCTGGAGCGCCAGGAGAACCTGTGGGTCAAGCAGGCGGAGGTGGTGGACATCCTCACCGAGCGCGGGGCGGTATCCGGCGTAGTCACCCACACCGGGGCGGTGTATGAGGTGAAGGCCGCCGTCATCGCCACCGGCACCCACCTGGGGGGGCGGATCGTGGTGGGGGAGGTGGTCCGGGACTCCGGCCCCGACGGCCTGTCCGCCGCCCTGTCTCTGACCCAGGCCCTGATCCGCTTGGGCCTGTCCATCCGCCGGTTCAAAACGGGCACGCCCCCTCGGGTCAACGCCCGCAGTGTGGACTTTTCCAAAATGGAGCTCCAGGAGGGGGAAGGCGGGGGGCTGGCCTTCTCCTTTCAGACAGAAAATCCCCCGGAAAACCGGGCGGTGTGCTGGCTGACCTACACCAACGAGGCCACCCATGAGGTCATTCGGGCCAACATGTCCCGCTCCCCCCTCTACGACGGCACCATTGAGGGGGTGGGGCCCCGGTACTGCCCCTCCATTGAGACCAAGGTGGACCGGTTCCCCGACAAGGAGCGCCACCAGCTGTTCATCGAGCCCATGGGCCTGGACACCGAGGAGCTGTACATTCAGGGCTTTTCCTCCTCCCTCCCGGAGGAGGTGCAGATTGAGATGCTCCACACCATCCCCGGGCTGGAGCGCGCCGAAATGACCCGGTGCGCCTACGCCATCGAGTACGACTGCGTGGACCCCACCGGCCTGGAGGCCACCCTGGAGACCAAGGCCGTCCCCGGACTCTACGGGGCGGGGCAGTTCAACGGCTCCTCCGGCTATGAGGAGGCCGCCGTTCAGGGCTTTATCGCCGGGGTGAACGCCACCCTGAAGATACAGCAAAAGCCGCCCCTGATCCTCCGCCGGGACCAGGGGTACATCGGGGTGCTCATTGACGACCTGGTCACCAAGGGCACCAACGAGCCCTACCGCATGATGACCTCCCGCACCGAGTACCGCCTCCTCCACCGCCAGGACAACGCCGACCGGCGGCTGACCCCCGTCGGCTATGAGTTGGGGCTGGTCTCCCGGGAACAATATGATAAGGTACAGGAGAAGTACGCCGCCGTGGACCGGGAGGTCCGCCGCCTGGAGCACACCGGCACGCCCCCCACGACCGGGCTGGCCGCTCTGCTGGAGGAGCGGGGGGAGCCCCCCGTCAAGGACGGGGCCCGGCTGGCCGACCTGCTCCGCCGCCCCCGGCTGTCCTACGCCGATCTGGCCCCCTTCGACCCCGACCGGCCCGCCCTGGCCCCTGCGGTGGTCAGCGAGGCGGAGATTACCATCAAATACGCCGGGTACATCGACCGCCAGCTCCGTCAGGTGGAGGAGGTCCGCCGCCTGGAGGAGCGGCCCATGCCCGTTGACATTGACTATCTCTCCATCTCCGGCCTGCGCCTGGAGGCCCGGCAGAAGCTGGACGCCATCCGTCCCAAAAATCTGGGACAGGCCGGGCGGGTGTCCGGCGTCTCCCCGGCGGATGTGGCGGTGCTGATGGTGTATTTGAAAAGCAGAGGAGACGGCAAAAAAGAGCGTATGTAA
- the prsA_1 gene encoding Foldase protein PrsA: MKNSKRLWAAALALAITLTALSGCGGGASSSGAPSGSGSSGSSSQTGQTAPMDLSAVTDPYQAVAGMPGNTVVARLGDEDITAAHLLVWVGQYNASLDKSLELASFHALIHLLARQEGLSPDPATNQQMEAYFAGLLEQTGSEELVDHALWNGLFTRDLFPYITESGYLVEQLSQRYFGEDSGSYPTDAEVAAYLEEAGRYRAKHILLATIDLSTRQPLDEETIAQKKATADELLAQLRAAEDPVNLFDQLMHEYSEDTGLAANPEGYTTSKGQMVAPFEEAALALKDGEISDIVESDFGYHIILRLPMNPDTFRADCILYLGAQKIEDMLESSPPEKTPEFDKLDPAAINENLAALQSAIQLELQAAMGQTDGSQAG; encoded by the coding sequence ATGAAAAACTCAAAACGGCTGTGGGCCGCCGCGCTGGCCCTCGCAATAACACTGACCGCCCTGTCCGGCTGCGGAGGGGGGGCCTCCTCCAGCGGCGCGCCCAGCGGCTCCGGCTCCTCGGGAAGCTCCAGCCAGACCGGTCAGACCGCGCCCATGGACCTGTCCGCCGTCACCGACCCCTATCAGGCCGTTGCCGGGATGCCCGGGAATACGGTGGTGGCCCGGCTGGGGGATGAGGATATCACCGCCGCCCATCTGCTCGTCTGGGTCGGCCAGTACAACGCCAGCCTGGATAAGTCCCTGGAGCTGGCCTCCTTCCACGCCCTGATCCACCTTCTGGCCCGCCAGGAGGGGCTGTCCCCCGACCCGGCCACCAACCAGCAGATGGAGGCCTACTTCGCCGGCCTTCTGGAGCAGACCGGCAGCGAGGAGCTGGTGGACCATGCCCTGTGGAACGGACTGTTCACCCGCGACCTGTTCCCCTATATCACGGAGAGCGGCTATCTGGTCGAGCAGCTGTCTCAGCGCTATTTCGGCGAGGACAGCGGAAGCTATCCCACCGACGCCGAGGTAGCGGCCTATCTGGAGGAGGCCGGCCGGTACCGGGCCAAGCACATCCTGCTGGCCACCATTGATCTGAGCACCCGCCAGCCCCTGGACGAGGAGACCATCGCGCAGAAGAAGGCCACCGCGGACGAGCTTCTGGCCCAGCTCCGGGCCGCCGAGGACCCCGTCAACCTCTTCGACCAGCTGATGCACGAGTACAGTGAAGACACCGGGCTGGCCGCCAACCCGGAGGGCTATACCACCTCCAAGGGCCAGATGGTCGCCCCCTTTGAGGAGGCCGCTCTGGCCCTGAAGGACGGAGAGATCAGCGATATCGTGGAGAGCGACTTCGGCTATCACATCATTCTCCGCCTGCCCATGAACCCGGACACCTTCCGGGCGGACTGCATCCTCTATCTTGGCGCCCAGAAGATCGAGGATATGCTGGAATCCTCCCCCCCGGAAAAAACGCCCGAGTTTGACAAGCTGGACCCCGCCGCGATCAATGAAAACCTCGCCGCCCTCCAGTCGGCCATCCAGCTGGAGCTGCAAGCCGCCATGGGTCAGACCGACGGAAGTCAGGCCGGATAA
- the xpt gene encoding Xanthine phosphoribosyltransferase, translating into MELLKQRIRQDGIVKGTDVLKVDSFLNHQMDIDLFEEIGKEFKRRFEGCGVNKILTIEASGIGIACIAARHFHCPVVFAKKSQSKNIAGAVYATQVESFTHGRVYDVIVSRKFLGPGDRVLIIDDFLANGAALEGLTDLVSQSGAQLAGAGIVIEKAFQPGGDRLRAKGIRVESLARVKSMSETGGVEFID; encoded by the coding sequence GTGGAATTGCTGAAACAGCGCATCCGGCAGGACGGAATCGTGAAGGGGACCGACGTGCTGAAGGTGGACAGCTTTCTGAACCATCAGATGGACATTGACCTCTTCGAGGAGATCGGAAAGGAGTTCAAGCGGCGGTTTGAGGGCTGCGGCGTCAATAAAATCCTGACCATCGAGGCCTCGGGCATCGGGATCGCCTGCATCGCGGCCCGGCACTTTCATTGTCCCGTGGTCTTCGCCAAGAAGAGCCAGAGCAAAAATATCGCCGGGGCGGTGTACGCCACCCAGGTGGAGTCCTTCACCCACGGAAGGGTCTACGATGTGATCGTCTCCCGGAAATTTTTGGGCCCGGGGGACAGAGTGCTGATTATCGACGATTTTTTAGCCAACGGCGCGGCGTTGGAGGGGCTGACCGACCTGGTGAGCCAGTCCGGGGCCCAGCTGGCCGGGGCGGGCATCGTCATTGAAAAGGCCTTTCAACCCGGAGGGGACCGCCTGCGGGCCAAGGGAATCCGGGTGGAGTCCCTGGCCCGGGTCAAGTCCATGAGCGAGACCGGCGGAGTGGAATTTATTGATTAA
- the noc_6 gene encoding Nucleoid occlusion protein has protein sequence MWPLTKKGLFETGRVLFLSPDAIYPNPDQPRRTFDQSGLEELSASIRELGVLQPLTVRRREGRWELVAGERRLRAARLAGLDEVPCLSIQTDSQSSSVLALVENLQRRDLDFWEEALALRRLIDTYHISQEEAARRVGKSQSAVANKLRLLRLSSDTLSLLRDGGATERHARALLRLDTAERQLDAARQVVSQGLTVAQTEALVDSLLAAKPAPPRKRPTFIVKDVRLFLNTITHSLDVMRSAGVDAQCSREDREEEILLTIHIPRRAG, from the coding sequence ATGTGGCCGCTGACCAAAAAAGGACTTTTTGAGACAGGACGCGTGTTATTTCTCTCCCCGGACGCCATTTATCCAAATCCCGACCAGCCCAGGCGCACCTTCGACCAGTCGGGCCTGGAGGAGCTGTCCGCCTCCATCCGGGAGCTGGGGGTGCTCCAGCCCCTGACCGTCCGCCGCCGGGAGGGCCGGTGGGAGCTGGTGGCCGGGGAGCGCCGCCTGCGTGCGGCCCGGCTGGCCGGGCTGGATGAGGTGCCCTGCCTGTCCATCCAGACGGACAGCCAGTCCTCCTCGGTACTGGCGCTGGTGGAAAATCTCCAGCGCCGGGACCTGGACTTCTGGGAAGAGGCCCTGGCCCTCCGCCGCCTCATCGACACCTACCACATCTCCCAGGAGGAGGCCGCGCGGCGGGTGGGCAAGAGTCAATCCGCCGTGGCCAATAAGCTACGGCTGCTGCGGCTGTCCTCAGACACCCTCTCCCTCCTCCGGGACGGCGGGGCCACCGAGCGCCACGCCCGGGCCCTCCTCCGGCTGGATACGGCGGAGCGCCAGCTGGACGCCGCCCGCCAGGTGGTCAGCCAGGGGCTGACCGTGGCCCAGACTGAGGCCCTGGTGGACAGCCTGCTGGCCGCCAAGCCCGCGCCCCCTCGAAAGCGGCCCACCTTTATTGTCAAGGACGTGCGCCTCTTCCTCAACACCATCACCCACAGCCTGGACGTGATGCGCTCCGCCGGAGTGGACGCCCAGTGCAGCCGGGAGGACCGGGAGGAGGAAATTTTGCTCACCATCCACATCCCCCGCCGTGCGGGCTGA
- the soj_3 gene encoding Sporulation initiation inhibitor protein Soj — MAKIIAVVNQKGGVGKTTTTVNITAALHEAGKRVLLCDFDPQANATSGMGVDKNTASPNIYDVLVSGAEPSKAVVSTKFGDVLPSNKALAGAGIEMIGIEDRENLLKQALDGLADRYDFIFIDCPPSLELLTVNALCAAGSLLVPVQCEYYALEGLSDLLATVRLVKRRLNPSLNMEGVLLTMFDSRTNLSLQVAEEVKRHFPGQVYATVIPRNVRLSEAPSHGKPITAYDAYSRGAEAYRLLAEEMIAR, encoded by the coding sequence ATGGCAAAAATCATCGCCGTTGTCAATCAAAAGGGCGGGGTGGGCAAGACCACCACCACCGTAAACATAACCGCCGCCCTCCATGAGGCGGGCAAACGGGTCCTGCTGTGCGACTTCGACCCCCAGGCCAACGCCACCTCGGGGATGGGTGTGGACAAAAACACCGCCTCCCCCAACATCTATGACGTTCTGGTCAGCGGAGCGGAGCCGTCCAAGGCGGTGGTATCCACCAAGTTCGGCGACGTACTGCCCTCCAACAAGGCGCTGGCCGGCGCAGGCATTGAGATGATCGGCATTGAGGACCGGGAAAACCTGCTGAAACAGGCGCTGGACGGTCTGGCGGACCGGTACGACTTCATCTTTATCGACTGCCCCCCCTCCCTGGAGCTGCTCACCGTCAACGCCCTGTGCGCCGCCGGCTCCCTGCTGGTGCCGGTCCAGTGTGAGTATTACGCACTGGAGGGCCTGAGCGACCTGCTGGCTACCGTCCGGCTGGTGAAGCGGCGGCTGAACCCGTCCCTCAATATGGAAGGAGTCCTCCTCACCATGTTCGACAGCCGGACCAATCTGTCCCTCCAGGTGGCGGAGGAAGTCAAGCGCCACTTCCCCGGCCAGGTCTACGCCACCGTCATCCCCCGGAATGTCCGCCTGTCCGAGGCCCCCAGCCACGGCAAGCCCATCACTGCCTACGACGCCTACTCCCGGGGGGCGGAGGCCTACCGGCTGCTGGCTGAGGAAATGATTGCGAGGTAA
- the spo0J gene encoding Stage 0 sporulation protein J — MAKRNTELGLGRGLNALLGDPDLPDQNEGSISLPISQVEPGLNQPRKRFDEDALSDLADSIRVHGIIQPLTVRRLATGYYQIIAGERRWRAAKAAGLQEVPAVIIEADDRKVMELGLIENLQREDLNPAEEARGYRTLMEEYGLTQEQVAQQMGKSRPAITNTLRLLALPKEVMTLVEEGSLSAGHARAILGAPSPALQKEAAKRVVESQLSVRQTEALVKALQKEKKEEAKPEGPDLSLYLGELEKDLSGRLGRKVKIAHKGKKGRIELEYYNEQDMEALLALLQHLNSEGGAVYG, encoded by the coding sequence ATGGCAAAACGAAATACAGAACTGGGCCTGGGCCGGGGGCTGAACGCCCTGCTGGGCGACCCGGACCTGCCAGATCAGAACGAGGGGTCCATCTCCCTGCCCATCTCCCAGGTGGAGCCCGGACTGAATCAGCCCCGGAAGCGGTTTGACGAGGACGCCCTGTCCGACCTGGCCGACTCCATCCGGGTCCACGGCATCATTCAGCCCCTGACCGTCCGGCGGCTGGCCACCGGCTACTATCAGATCATCGCCGGGGAACGGCGGTGGCGGGCGGCAAAGGCCGCCGGTTTGCAGGAGGTCCCCGCCGTCATCATTGAGGCGGACGACCGGAAGGTAATGGAGCTGGGCCTGATTGAAAACCTCCAGCGGGAGGACCTGAATCCCGCCGAGGAGGCCAGAGGCTACCGCACCCTGATGGAGGAGTACGGCCTGACTCAGGAGCAGGTAGCCCAGCAGATGGGCAAATCCCGTCCGGCCATCACCAACACCCTACGCCTTCTGGCCCTGCCCAAAGAGGTCATGACCCTGGTGGAGGAGGGCTCCCTCTCCGCCGGACACGCCCGGGCCATCCTGGGCGCCCCCTCCCCCGCCCTGCAAAAGGAGGCGGCTAAGCGAGTGGTGGAGAGCCAGCTGTCCGTCCGCCAGACGGAGGCCCTGGTAAAGGCCCTCCAGAAGGAGAAAAAAGAGGAGGCCAAGCCGGAGGGCCCCGATCTGTCCCTCTACCTGGGCGAGCTGGAAAAGGACCTGTCGGGCCGTCTGGGCCGAAAGGTGAAAATCGCCCACAAGGGCAAAAAGGGCCGCATTGAGCTGGAATACTACAACGAGCAGGACATGGAAGCCCTTCTGGCCCTGCTCCAGCATCTCAACAGCGAGGGGGGTGCGGTTTATGGCTGA
- the serS gene encoding Serine--tRNA ligase, translated as MLDIRFIRENPEAVKENIKKKFQGQKLPLVDEVLALDAENRAAMSEANDLRAARNTLSKQVGMLMGQAKKDPSKLAEAEEAKSKVKANADRLAQLEEKETELAEKIRRIMLLIPNIIDPSVPIGPDDSANVEVERFGEPVTPDFEIPYHTEIMERFNGVDMDAAGRVSGNGFYYLMGDVARLHEAVLAYARDFMIGKGFTFCIPPFMIHGNVVEGVMSQTDMEAMMYKIEGEDLYLIGTSEHSMIGKFIDQIIPENSLPQTLTSYSPCFRKEKGAHGIEERGVYRIHQFEKQEMIVVCKPEESMDWYEKMWRYSVELFRSLDIPVRQLECCSGDLADLKVKSCDIEAWSPRQQKYFEVCSCSNLGDAQARRLKMRVKGEKGAYLPHTLNNTVVAPPRMLIAFLENNLQADGSVTIPKVLQPYMGGLEVMVPNN; from the coding sequence ATGCTTGACATTCGATTCATCCGGGAGAACCCGGAGGCCGTGAAGGAAAACATTAAGAAGAAGTTCCAGGGCCAGAAGCTCCCCCTAGTGGATGAGGTGCTGGCTCTGGACGCCGAGAACCGGGCCGCTATGTCCGAGGCCAACGACCTCCGGGCCGCCCGGAACACCCTCAGCAAGCAGGTGGGCATGCTCATGGGCCAGGCCAAGAAGGACCCCTCCAAGCTGGCCGAGGCCGAGGAGGCCAAGTCCAAGGTAAAGGCCAACGCCGACCGGCTGGCCCAGCTGGAGGAGAAGGAGACCGAGCTGGCCGAGAAGATTCGCAGAATCATGCTCCTCATTCCCAATATCATCGACCCCTCCGTCCCCATCGGCCCCGACGACTCCGCCAACGTGGAGGTGGAGCGGTTCGGCGAGCCGGTCACCCCCGACTTTGAGATCCCCTACCACACCGAGATCATGGAGCGGTTCAACGGCGTGGACATGGACGCCGCCGGCCGGGTGTCGGGCAACGGGTTCTACTATCTCATGGGCGACGTGGCCCGCCTCCACGAGGCGGTGCTGGCCTACGCCCGGGACTTTATGATCGGCAAGGGCTTCACCTTCTGCATTCCCCCCTTCATGATTCACGGCAACGTGGTGGAGGGCGTTATGAGCCAGACCGATATGGAGGCCATGATGTACAAGATCGAGGGGGAGGACCTCTACCTCATCGGCACCAGCGAGCACTCCATGATCGGCAAGTTCATCGACCAGATCATCCCTGAAAACTCCCTGCCCCAGACCCTCACCTCCTACTCCCCCTGCTTCCGCAAGGAGAAGGGCGCTCACGGCATCGAGGAGCGGGGCGTCTACCGCATCCACCAGTTTGAGAAGCAGGAGATGATCGTGGTCTGCAAGCCCGAGGAGTCCATGGACTGGTACGAGAAGATGTGGCGGTACAGCGTGGAGCTCTTCCGCTCCCTGGACATCCCCGTGCGTCAGCTGGAGTGCTGCTCCGGCGACCTGGCCGATTTGAAGGTGAAGTCCTGCGACATTGAGGCCTGGTCCCCCCGTCAGCAGAAGTATTTCGAGGTCTGCTCCTGCTCCAACCTGGGGGACGCCCAGGCCCGCCGCCTGAAAATGCGGGTCAAGGGCGAGAAGGGCGCCTATCTCCCCCACACCCTGAACAACACCGTAGTGGCTCCCCCCCGTATGCTCATCGCCTTCCTGGAGAACAATCTCCAGGCTGACGGCAGCGTGACCATCCCCAAGGTGCTCCAGCCCTATATGGGCGGCCTGGAGGTCATGGTCCCTAACAACTAA
- the mscL gene encoding Large-conductance mechanosensitive channel has translation MKKFMDEFKQFIARGNVMDMAVGVIIGGAFTAITTSLINDIIMPLLGIFTGSISFAALSFTINGAVIAYGNFIQAVFNFLIMAFVVFCLIKTINRFHRKKEEPPKEEPAPPEPSAEEKLLMEIRDLLKEKQ, from the coding sequence ATGAAAAAATTCATGGATGAATTTAAGCAATTCATCGCCCGAGGCAACGTGATGGATATGGCGGTGGGCGTCATCATCGGCGGAGCCTTTACCGCCATCACCACCTCCCTCATCAACGACATCATCATGCCCCTCCTGGGCATCTTCACCGGCAGTATCAGCTTTGCCGCCCTGTCCTTCACCATCAACGGGGCGGTCATCGCCTACGGCAACTTTATTCAGGCGGTTTTCAACTTCCTCATTATGGCCTTTGTGGTCTTCTGCCTGATTAAGACCATCAACCGCTTCCACCGCAAGAAGGAGGAGCCCCCCAAGGAAGAGCCCGCGCCCCCGGAGCCCTCCGCGGAGGAGAAGCTTCTCATGGAGATTCGGGACCTGTTAAAGGAGAAGCAGTAA
- the rsmG gene encoding Ribosomal RNA small subunit methyltransferase G, translating into MEEIISAGLKELGLTGRVPEDAPAQLAQYGRMLLEKNQVMNLTAIREPEGVARMHFLDCAALLKYCDFQGKTLIDVGTGAGFPGMVLKILVPSLKITLLDSLSKRLDWLTKVYEKLDGVDSIAAFHGRAEEFGLNKRFRDSFDFATARAVADLRVLCELCLPFIKAGGKFLAMKSTNSDEELSQAAHAIKLLGGRVSAVEDYTIPGTEVTHRLIVIEKLAPTLKGYPRRWAKIQSAPL; encoded by the coding sequence ATGGAAGAAATTATTTCCGCCGGACTGAAGGAGCTGGGGCTGACCGGCCGCGTCCCAGAGGACGCCCCCGCCCAGCTGGCCCAATACGGACGAATGCTCCTGGAAAAAAACCAGGTGATGAACCTCACCGCCATCCGGGAGCCGGAGGGAGTGGCCCGGATGCACTTTCTGGACTGCGCCGCCCTCCTGAAATACTGCGATTTTCAGGGCAAGACCCTCATCGACGTGGGCACCGGGGCGGGCTTTCCGGGGATGGTACTGAAGATTCTGGTCCCCTCTCTGAAAATCACCCTTCTTGATTCCCTGAGCAAGCGGCTGGACTGGCTCACAAAGGTCTATGAAAAGCTGGACGGTGTGGACAGTATCGCCGCCTTCCACGGCCGGGCGGAGGAGTTCGGACTGAATAAGCGCTTTCGGGACAGCTTCGATTTCGCCACAGCCCGGGCGGTGGCCGACCTGCGGGTGCTGTGTGAGCTGTGCCTGCCCTTCATCAAGGCGGGGGGGAAATTCCTGGCGATGAAGTCCACCAACAGCGACGAGGAGCTGTCCCAGGCCGCCCACGCCATCAAGCTTCTGGGAGGCCGGGTGTCCGCTGTGGAGGACTATACCATCCCCGGCACGGAGGTCACACACCGCCTGATCGTCATCGAAAAGCTGGCTCCCACCCTGAAGGGCTACCCCCGCCGGTGGGCAAAAATACAGAGCGCGCCCCTCTGA
- the minD gene encoding Septum site-determining protein MinD has translation MSTVISITSGKGGTGKTSITGGVACSLALMGKTVLCVDMDVGLRNLDISLGLNDRALMDFTDVALGRCPLARAAVEHPEISGLSLLTAPMTLPASLTAEKVRALLSTARTMYDYVLVDSPAGLGTGFRLAVCGADRVLVVSTNDASSLRDAQRTVAELEHIRQVHLIMNRIQSKLLRKLRATIDDAMDTAGLPLIGVVPEDPHVILCANLGRPLTSRGQRGAALACQNIARRLEGQHIPIMRIR, from the coding sequence ATGAGCACCGTAATTTCGATTACTTCCGGAAAGGGCGGCACTGGAAAAACCTCTATCACCGGCGGCGTGGCCTGCTCGCTGGCCTTGATGGGCAAAACCGTGCTGTGCGTGGATATGGACGTAGGCCTTCGGAATCTGGACATCAGCCTGGGCCTGAACGACCGGGCGCTGATGGATTTCACCGACGTGGCCCTTGGCCGCTGTCCCCTGGCCCGGGCGGCGGTGGAGCACCCTGAAATCAGCGGCCTGTCCCTCCTCACCGCCCCCATGACCCTGCCCGCCAGCCTCACTGCGGAGAAGGTACGGGCTCTCCTGAGCACCGCCCGCACCATGTACGACTACGTTCTGGTGGACTCCCCCGCCGGGCTGGGCACCGGCTTCCGGCTGGCCGTCTGCGGGGCGGACCGGGTCCTTGTTGTCTCCACCAATGACGCCTCCTCCCTGCGGGACGCCCAGCGGACGGTGGCCGAGCTGGAGCACATACGCCAAGTCCATCTCATCATGAACCGCATCCAAAGCAAGCTTCTCCGCAAGCTGCGGGCCACCATTGACGACGCTATGGACACCGCCGGCCTGCCCCTCATCGGGGTGGTGCCCGAGGACCCCCACGTGATCCTGTGCGCCAATCTGGGCCGGCCCCTCACCAGCCGGGGACAGCGGGGAGCCGCCCTGGCCTGCCAAAACATCGCCCGCCGGCTGGAGGGCCAGCACATCCCTATAATGCGCATCCGTTAG
- the mgsA gene encoding Methylglyoxal synthase has translation MNIAIMSHTKKQELMMQFCTAYCGVLSKHSVCGTNATGRMVAEATGLPVQLFLSHEHGGIEQIGQRIIYNEIDMVLFFNSPQDNEMDKDVLYITRLCDQHSVPVATNVATAELLIHGLARGDLDWREGMNPNRVPFAL, from the coding sequence ATGAATATCGCGATTATGAGCCATACGAAGAAGCAGGAGCTGATGATGCAGTTCTGCACAGCTTACTGCGGTGTCCTGTCCAAGCATTCCGTCTGCGGCACCAACGCCACCGGGCGCATGGTGGCGGAGGCCACCGGCCTGCCCGTTCAGCTTTTCCTGTCCCATGAGCACGGAGGCATCGAGCAGATCGGCCAGCGCATCATTTACAACGAGATTGACATGGTGCTTTTCTTCAACTCCCCCCAGGACAACGAGATGGATAAGGACGTGCTGTATATCACCCGCTTGTGTGACCAGCACTCCGTCCCGGTCGCCACCAACGTGGCTACCGCCGAGCTGTTGATCCACGGTCTGGCCCGGGGCGACCTGGACTGGCGGGAGGGCATGAACCCCAATCGGGTGCCCTTCGCGCTGTAA